Below is a window of Longimicrobiaceae bacterium DNA.
CAGGATGAAGCCCAGGATCGGCGCCTTCCCCGGGAAGTCCAGCCGCGCCAGGGCGTATGCCGCCAGCGCCCCCACGACGACGCAGAAGATCGTCGTCACCCCCGCCACGACGAGGGAGTTGCGGATGGGGATCCAGAAGTCGCGCGTGTCGAAGAGCGCCCGGTAGTGGTCCGCCACCAGCGCCCGCGGCCAGACGCCGCCCCCCTCGAAGAGCTCCGCCTCCGGGGTGAACGACGCCACCAGCGCCCAGGCGAAGGGGAAGGCCGCGAAGGCCACCAGCAGCGCCAGCGTGGCCGCCGCCGCCCAGCGCCCGCCGCCGCCCCTCACCGGTCCTCCCCGGCCAGGCTCACGCCCAGCCCGCGCACGTAGAGCATCGCCAGCGCGAAGGTGACCCCGAACACCACCACCGAGAGCGCCGAGCCGTACCCGAAGCGCAGGTTCTGGAAGAGCGTGTTGAAGGTGTAGAGCGCGATGGGCTCCGTGGCCGTCCCCGGCCCACCGCCGGTGAGGACGTAGATCAGGTCGAAGACGCGGAAGGCGTCCAGGGTGCGGAAGACGAGCGCCACCAGGATGGCCGGCTTGAGGAGCGGGAGCGTGACGTGCCGGAGCTGCCGCCACCGCCCGGCCCCGTCGGTCGCCGCCGCCTCGTACAGCTCCGCCGGGATGCTCTGCAGCCCCGCGAGCAGGAGGAGCGCCACGAACGGCGTGGTCTTCCACACGTCCGCCAGGATCACCGGCACCCAGGCCAGCGACTCGCGGATGAACCACACCGGCGGCTCGTCCACCACTCCGGCGCCCAGCAGCGCCGCGTTCACGACGCCCGCCTGCGAGTCGAAGAGGAAGCGCCAGAGCAGCGCCGCCACCACCGTGGGGATCGCCCAGGGGACGAGGACGGCCGCGCGCACCAGGCCCCGTCCGCGGAAGGCGCGGTTCATCGCCAGCGCCAGGAAGAGCCCCAGCACCAGCTCCAGCGTCACGGTGGCCACGGTGAAGAGCGCCGTGTTCCCCATCGCCCCCCAGAAGCGCCCGTCGCGGAGGATCTCGCCGTAGTTGGCGAGCCCCACGAAGGGCTTCCCGAGCCACGGCATGCGCAGGTCGTGGCGGTGCAGCGACTCCCACACCGTCCACGCCAGCGGGAAGACGGCCACCAGCAGGATGGTGGCGAGCGCCGGGGCGACGAGGGCGAGGGCGAAGCGGCGGTCAGACAAGCTCGTTCACCCCTGCACCTCCCTGATCCCCGTCTCCTCGATCACCCGCTCCATCTCCGCCGCCGCGGCCCGCAGCGCCGCCTCCGGCGCCACCCTGCCCACCAGCGCGCGGTGCAGGTGGATCTGCAGGATCTCCGAGAGCTGCGTGTAGATGGGGGTGACCGGGCGGGGGGTGGCGGCCTCCACGATCCGGCGGACCTCGGCGGTGGGGACGCCGAGCGCCCGGGCCAGGCGCGGGTCGTCGTAGAGCGCCGGCCTCGCGGGGTACTGGCCGGCCACGGCGGCGCGCTCCAGCATCTGCTCCGGTGCGGTCAGGTACTCGATCAGGCGGTACGCGGCCTCCGGGTGCGCCGAGTGGGCGTTGATGGCGAGCTGGGCGCCGCCGAGGGCGGCGGTGGGGCGCCCCCCCGGCGCGGCGGGCATCGGCGCGACGGCGAAGCGGCCGGCCACGCGCGACTCCGCGGAATCGTTCAGGAGCGCGACGGCGTACGGCCAGTTCCGCATGAACACGGCGGTGCCGTTCTGGAAGGCGAAGCGGGTCTCCTCCTCGTGCCAGGTGAGCACCTCCCGCGGGGCGATCCCCCCGCGGCGCACCTGGTCGCGCATGAAGCGGAGCGCCCGCACCGCCTCCGGGCTGTCCACCGCCACCCGCGCGTCCGGCGTCAGGATGGTGCCCCCGTAGGCGCCCAGGTACTCCAGGAACACCGTCACCAGCCCCTCGTAGCGCGCCCCCTGCCAGACGATCCCCCGCGAGGGCGGCCCGGCGCCCGCCCGCCCGCGGCGCGCCTGCTCGGCGAGCTGGTCCAGCGTCGCGGGCGGGGCGTCCAGCAGGTCGGTGCGCCAGTACAGCATCCCCACGTCCGCGAACCAGGGGAGGGCGTACAGCGTGTCGCGCCAGGTGTTGGCCTCGACGGTCGCGGGGAAGAAGTCCCCGCGCCGCGGGCCGAAGCGGTCCAGCGGGAGGATCCACCCCGCCGCGGCGAACTCCGGCGTCCACACCACGTCCAGCTGCAGCACGTCCGGCGTGCCCACGCGGGCGTTCAGCCACTGCACGTAGAGCTGGTGCCGCTGGGTGGCGTCGTCCGGAGTCTGCTGCACCTCCACGTCCACCTCCGGGTGGAGCCGCTCGAAGCGGGCGATCTGCCGGCGCAGGACCTCCCCCTCCCTTCCCACCGCGCTCCCGGACACCTTCAGCACGGTGCGCCCGTCGCCGCGCTCGCCTCCGCACGCGGCGAGCAGCAGCGCGGCCAGCGCGATGCCCGCGGCGGCGCGGGCGTCACGCAGGAGACCAGGCAGAAGCAGAGACAGGATCCGGAGCATGGGCACGCGTGGAGTGGAGCGGCCGGTCCGCGGGGGAGGCCCGCGGCGGCCGCTCCCGCGGGGCGCAATGGACGTGCCGTTCAGGCGGCTCTGCAACGGACTTCTCGTCGAGCCTGTGCCACCCCGCCTCCCAGGAAGCGATACACGGGTTCAGACGTATCTTGTCCTCCCCCGCCCAGCCGTCTATTGTAACCTACCTTCCCACGCCGCCGACTCCCCGAATGCCCGTCCGACACATCATCCGCCAGGGCGACAGCGTCTCGCGACTCGCGGAGCGCCACGGGCTCGCGCCGGACACCATCTGGAGCGATCCCGCCAACGACGACCTCCGCTCCAGGCGCGGGCGGATGGACGTCCTCCTCCCCGGCGACGAGGTGGTCGTCCCCGACCTCCGCCCGGGCGAGGCGGAGTGCGCGACCGGGGCCCGACACGAGTTCCGCAGGCTGGGCGTCCCCATGCTGTTCGAGATCCAGCTCTTCGACGAGCGCGGCGCTCCGGCGGGGGACCGCGCGTACCGGCTCGTGGTGGACGGCGGGGAGCACCGCGGCAGGACCGACGCCGACGGGCGCCTGCGGGAGTACCTCCCCAACACCGCCCGGCGCGGACGGCTCGCGGTGGAGGGGGAGCCGGAGCGGGAGCTGCTCTTCGGCCACCTGGACCCTGTCGAGACCCTCTCGGGCGTGCAGAAGCGGCTGACCAACCTGGGGTTCGCGTGCGCGCAGGACGGGGGCCGGATGGGGCGCGCCACCGCACAGGCGCTCGTCGCCTTCCAGCGCGTCTGCGGGCTCCCCGTCACCGGCGAGCTGGACGACGCCACGCGGGAGGAAGTCCGCGCCTGCCACGACGACCCGGAGCGGCTGCGCGCGCACCTGGAGCGCCCGCCCGCGTTCGGCTTCTGAGCGCCGCCACGCACCATGCCCCCTCCCAACCCCCAGCAGAGCGTCTTCGACACCCACGGCGCCTGGCTGCAGCCGTGCGGCGATCCCGCCGGCCCCGTCGCCGCCTTCAAGCTCGCCGTGTCCGCGTGGGAGGAGCTCCGTGCGCATATCGGCTCGATCGAGAGCCGGATCGAGGAGGCGGAGAGCCGCATCGGCGATCTCACGCCGACCGTCGAGCAGACCCTGAGGGAGGCGGCCGCCGTCAGGGTGGAGGACGCCGAGCAGGAGTACCTGACGCTGGAGCAGGCGGGTGCGACCAAGCACGACCTGAAGGGACCCGGAGCAGAGTGGGCGAGGCTGCGCAAGGAGAGAAACGGTCTCCTGGCCACCGCCAGGGAGAAGCAGGGCGAGATCGAGATGCTCGAGGCCCAGGTCGAGATCGACCGGCGGGAGCTCCAGGCGCTCGACGCCGGCATCCCCCCGCTCGAGGAGCGTCTGCGGAGGCTGAAGGACATCCTCGAGGCCCCCCCGTCCACGCCCCTGTCCACACCTCCGCTGACCGTCTCCCCGACGGGGCTGAACACCGGCGCCCGGCCGCCCCGCTACTTCCGGGTGCTGTTCTGGAACCTGGAGAACTTCACCCGCGACCAGCGGCCCCGCGGCTCGGCGCCCGTCGATTCCCTCCGCAACCAGGCGCGGGTCGCTGTCGTCGCCCACCTGGTACAGTCGCTGGGCGTGGACGCGCTCCTGGTCATGGAGACGGGGAGCGACGTCGGCACCGCCATGACGCACGTGGCGCGGCGGCTGGCGGAGGTGGAGATGCGGGGGACCGGGGACACGCGGTGGTGCGAGCCCCTGGTGAGCCCGGCCACCCACCCGGTGCCGCGGGTGCAGATGGACTACCCGCGCGTCAAGCTGGGGCGTCCCACCGGCGACCGCGTGCTGGCGCTCCAGCTCCTCTCCAACGTGTTCCGGATCGCCCCGCACGACTCCGCGCGGGAGCTGGCCGTCACCAGGGCGCAGATGGCGGACGCGTGCCGCATCCTGGCGCAGGCCTCCCCCGCCGTCCGGGAGCTGCGCTGGCTGCCCCTGTACCCCGAGCCGGCCGACGGCGACTGCGTTCGCCTCGGCAACGGCAACGACTGCCCCGGTCCCCCCTGGTTCTACGCGACGTGGGGCCGGCTGCTCCCCTTCACCTCCGCCGAGTCCAACTTCGCCGACGCCGTGGCGTGGCCGCTCCAGCGGCTCGGCGACGCCCTCAGCATCGGGCAGGGGCCGGCGTCCTGGGAGCAGGTGGCGCAGCTCCGGAACGTCGTCCACGCGTGTCGCGAGGGCGTGTCGATGGCCCGCCGGGGCAAGGCCCCCGCGGAGCTGGGAGCCCTCGTGGAGCTGGCGGAGCTGGGGATCCTCTTCGTGCTCAAGGCGTTCGGGGCCATGCAGCCCGAGTCCCGCCACGACCCCGTGTGGACCTCCTTCTCCTCGGCGGAAAGCTCGCTCCCCCTCCTGTCGTTCCTCTGCACCGGGGCGCAGCAGGTGCGGATGGCTTCGCACGACCGCGACCTCGGACCGCTCGGCGCCGCGCCGGACCAGGAGCTGGTCATGAACGCCCTCCGGCGGGTCGGCCTCGTCAAGTACAACCTGGAGACGTACGGGATGGTCTACCGTCCCTGGACCGCGGAGCTGCTGCAGCAGTTTTTCAGCGCCCCCTGCGCCCAGTTCGGCTTCGACGGCGAGGGGACCTACGGGATCATGAGGCAGGGCTTCCAGGGGGAAGCGCTCCGGATCCAGCAGGCGGACGACGTGCTCACCGGGAGGTCCGCGCTCCAGGTGTGGCTCCCCGCGGGCTCCGGGCGGTGGATCCCGCTCGCGCTGCACCACAACCGCTTCACGGGGACCGCCGAGATCAGGGAGATGGACGACCACGCCCTGGCCGACAGCCCCTACACCGCGGAGGAGAACGTGCTGCGGGCGCGGGCGCTCAGCCTGCTCGAGATCCTGAAGGCCGGTGCCGGCCAGCAGAACCCGCCGCTGGTCCTCGGCGACTTCAACTTCCCCACCCAGCTCCTGGAGGAAGAGCCGCGGCCCGATCCGAAGAGCCGGAAGTCGGTCCCCGCCTGGCAGCGCCGCGTCCTCATGCGGCGCGAGCTGCGGAACGGCACCCACCTCTGCGGCTACCTGCGGCGCACCGCGGGCGGCACCCACCCGCGCACCTCGCTCACGGCGTACGCCACCATCGCCGACGGGGGGGAGGTGCTCTCGCAGCCGTACGATGCCGTCTACCAGCCGTTCGACTTCCTGGGGGGAACCGCCGCCGTGCGGAGCGGCGTGGTCGCCGCGCTGCTCGGGCTGCTGCCGGACGAGCTGCTGAGGATGACCATCCACGCGCCCGCCCCGGACCTGGGGGAGAACGAAGACGTGGTGCTGGACGAGGAGGACGAGGGGACCGACGAGGTCGTGCAGACCGCCGACGATCAGGCCGACACGTCCGACACGGGGCGCGGCGGCCAGCAGGCGCAGCAGCTGCCGGTCTGGACCGCGCTGGCCTTCGAGATCCGGCGCGTGTACCGGTCGCTCCTCCGCCAGGCCGTCCGCGCGATCCAGGGCGGGACCGACTGGTTCCGGAGGGAGGTGATCGCCCAGGCCGACGCCCAGCAGGAGGCCACGAGGCGGGGCCGTTCGGGAGAGATCGACGCGATCGAGAGGAAGCTGAAGGCGCTCCTGATGCTCACCGAGGTCGACGCCCTGGACCGGATCGTCCGGGAGCGCGCGGACGCCCTCTACGGTCTGCTCCTGAACACGCCTGCGGCGGTCCTCACCCTCCAGGACGACCCGCTCGATGCCTGGATCACCGCCGCGGAAACGGTGCTGGACCGGCCCCGCCAGAGACCGCCCAGGGACGTCGCCAGGCTCGCGGCCACCCTCAAGCGCGTGCGGCACCAGCTCCGCACCCTGGAGCAGGACCCCCAGCGGCGGCTCTGGATCGCCTACCGCGCGGTGGTGAGCGACCACCTCCCTGTGGTGGTGGAGATCGACCTCCAGCCGTCGTAGCGGGAGGAGCGAGATTTGCTCCCTCCCGGCTCCCCGCCTGTTGCGCGGGGGCGGCCCACCGGAACCGGAGCGACGATGCGCAGACTGGTCCTGTTCGACATAGACGGCACGCTGCTCACCGCGGACGGCGCGGGGCGGCGGGCCTTCCACGACGCACTGGTGGCGGTCTTCGGGACCACGGGGCCCATCGGGGACTACTCGTTCGCCGGGCGCACCGACCCGCAGATCGCGCGGGAGCTGCTGTCGGCCGGCGGGGTGGAGGCGCGGGAGATCGAGCTGGGGATGGAGGGGCTCTGGCGGGCGTACCTGCGGAACCTGGAGCGCGAGGTCGCCCGGATCGAGGTGCGCGCGCTCCCCGGGGTGCACGCGCTGCTGGAGCGGGTGGAGGCGGAGGGTGGGGACGTGGTGCTGGGGCTCCTCACCGGGAACGTGGCGGAGGGAGCGCGGCTCAAGCTGGAGC
It encodes the following:
- a CDS encoding sugar ABC transporter permease is translated as MSDRRFALALVAPALATILLVAVFPLAWTVWESLHRHDLRMPWLGKPFVGLANYGEILRDGRFWGAMGNTALFTVATVTLELVLGLFLALAMNRAFRGRGLVRAAVLVPWAIPTVVAALLWRFLFDSQAGVVNAALLGAGVVDEPPVWFIRESLAWVPVILADVWKTTPFVALLLLAGLQSIPAELYEAAATDGAGRWRQLRHVTLPLLKPAILVALVFRTLDAFRVFDLIYVLTGGGPGTATEPIALYTFNTLFQNLRFGYGSALSVVVFGVTFALAMLYVRGLGVSLAGEDR
- a CDS encoding ABC transporter substrate-binding protein — protein: MLRILSLLLPGLLRDARAAAGIALAALLLAACGGERGDGRTVLKVSGSAVGREGEVLRRQIARFERLHPEVDVEVQQTPDDATQRHQLYVQWLNARVGTPDVLQLDVVWTPEFAAAGWILPLDRFGPRRGDFFPATVEANTWRDTLYALPWFADVGMLYWRTDLLDAPPATLDQLAEQARRGRAGAGPPSRGIVWQGARYEGLVTVFLEYLGAYGGTILTPDARVAVDSPEAVRALRFMRDQVRRGGIAPREVLTWHEEETRFAFQNGTAVFMRNWPYAVALLNDSAESRVAGRFAVAPMPAAPGGRPTAALGGAQLAINAHSAHPEAAYRLIEYLTAPEQMLERAAVAGQYPARPALYDDPRLARALGVPTAEVRRIVEAATPRPVTPIYTQLSEILQIHLHRALVGRVAPEAALRAAAAEMERVIEETGIREVQG
- a CDS encoding peptidoglycan-binding protein, with the translated sequence MPVRHIIRQGDSVSRLAERHGLAPDTIWSDPANDDLRSRRGRMDVLLPGDEVVVPDLRPGEAECATGARHEFRRLGVPMLFEIQLFDERGAPAGDRAYRLVVDGGEHRGRTDADGRLREYLPNTARRGRLAVEGEPERELLFGHLDPVETLSGVQKRLTNLGFACAQDGGRMGRATAQALVAFQRVCGLPVTGELDDATREEVRACHDDPERLRAHLERPPAFGF
- a CDS encoding haloacid dehalogenase-like hydrolase, producing the protein MRRLVLFDIDGTLLTADGAGRRAFHDALVAVFGTTGPIGDYSFAGRTDPQIARELLSAGGVEAREIELGMEGLWRAYLRNLEREVARIEVRALPGVHALLERVEAEGGDVVLGLLTGNVAEGARLKLERAGIGFRRFRVGAFGSDHADRPELPAVAVRRAEALTGHRYQGKEIVIVGDTPFDISCGEHLGVRTIAVATGGHPAAELAACGPDHLFPDLCDTAAVWEAISGE